TAATTTAGCATCCTTAACAATATAAACCCCACTTACACCATCCCATATAATCTCATAATCAACTACTTCAATCTTCTTTTTAAAAAATGGTGCATCAAATACAAACGTCTCCGCTTCCCCGCCTTCAAATGCCTTATTTATTTGATATCTTTCGCAAATTTTTAATAATTTATCAATATTCTCTTCCGTAATCCTCTTACCAAGCCACTCCTTCCCTAACCCATAGGCAGAGACCCCTACAATTCTAACATCAAAGAACTTTGCAACATCCCTTAAAATTAACTCCTGGTCTTTGTGCCATAAAGGAGCAAAAGATTTTATTCCAATTTCTTCACATATATGGTCAATTCTTGTTTTTTGGTATTCACTTGCCAACGCTCCACACACAATCCCATCTATATCCAATTTTTCTAATGCCTTTTTTAGATCTAATACCTCTTTCTCTTTTTCCCCTTTTGTATAAACTCTCACTAAAGGAATACCAACACTTTCGGAAATAAGATCTGTGAGTTCAACATTTGGAATGTGGAACATGTAACTCTCTTTATTTTTTGAAATAACATTTACCAAATACTTAACTTCCCAACCTTGGTGTAATGCCCACCAAAGAGCATAAGTTGAATCTTTTCCTCCCGAATATAAAGAAGCAACTTTCATAGTTTCACGCACTTTCTATGCTTTTTTGTAGCCCTTGGATCTATAATCATTTTGTGGAATTTTCTACATTTATTTAACTACAATAAATTTTTTTAAAGAACAATAACAATAAATTAAGCATAAAATTCCAAAATAAACATATTTATGTTGTTTTTAATTTTATTGGGGTTGTACTTATTGGGCCGAAGGTTTGAGTATAGTTGTTTGCCAATTTCTTGCACGGATTTAGATACAACCAAATTATACGGCAAAACTTTGTTTTGCCATTTATTTTTTAAAAGGATGATAAATCAACCATAAAAATTCCAAATAAAGGTTAATTATCCCTTATAATTTAATGGAGATTTCGTTCATTAGTAAGGCAAACAACTATAAATGAAACTGAAGTTTTCATCATTTATAACACAAACGACTATATCTCATATGGCATTTAAATTTAGTGTTGTTGAATTGTTGAAATCAATCCGTAAAGTATATATAGATAGTTTAGGAAATAAATTTCCGATATGTTGGAAATAGTTTTCCGACCATAGCAAGGGGGTCAAAAAATGAGCGACATAGAAAAAGTAATACAATTTGTAAAGGAAAACAAAGTTAAGTTCTTAAGGTTGCAGTTCGTTGACATCTTAGGATTTCCAAAGAATGTTGCATACCCAATAAAAGAAGGAGAAAAAGGATTAGATGAATTAAGAGACATCTTAGAAAATGGAGTTTACTTTGACGGTTCATCAATTGCGGGATTCGTAGGAATTCAAGAATCAGATATGATTTTAAAACCTGATGTTTCAACATTCTCAGTCCTCCCATGGAGACCAAATGAAAAGAGTGTAGCAAGAGTTATTTGTGATGTTTACAGAACAGAAGGAAAACCATTCGAAGGAGACCCAAGAAGCTGCTTAAAGAAAATATTAAACGAATTAAAAGAAGAAATGAACGGAGAGTTCTTCGTTGGTCCAGAACCAGAGTTCTTCTTGTTAAAGAGAGACCCACACAACCCACACAAATGGATTCCTGCTGACGATGGTGGATACTTCGATGTTGAGCCATTAGACCAAGCTCCAGACATTAGAAGAGATATTGTTCTTGCATTGGAGAACTTAGGATTCCACGTTGAGGCATCCCACCACGAAGTCGCTCCAGGTCAGCATGAAGTTGACTTCAAATTCGACAACGCATTAAAAACAGCTGACAGTGTTGTAACATTCAAAACAACAATCAAAGCAATCGCTCAAAAGCACGGTTTAAAAGCAACATTCATGCCAAAACCATTCTTTGGAATGAACGGAAATGGTATGCACTGCCACCAAAGTGTCTGGTTTAACGGAGAGCCATCATTCTACGACCCAGATGCAAAATACCAATTAAGTGAAACCTGTATGCAATACATTGCAGGTATATTGAACCACGCTAAGGCAATCGTTGCAATTACAAACCCAACAGTTAACTCATACAAGAGATTAGTTCCAGGTTACGAAGCTCCTGTAAACATCGCATGGGCAAACAAAAATAGAAGTGCTATCATTAGAGTTCCTGCAGCAAGAGGAAAAGGTACAAGAATTGAGTTCAGAGCTCCAGATCCAACATGCAACCCATACTTAGCATTCACAGTAATGCTCGCTGCAGGATTAGATGGAATTAAGAAGAAGATGGAAGCTCCAGAACCAGTTGAGAAGAACATCTTCAAGATGAGCGAAGAAGAGAAGAAACAACTTGGAATTGAATCAGTTCCATCCAACTTGAAAGAAGCATTAGATGAATTAGAATGCGACGAAGTATTGCAAAAAGCATTAGGTAAACACATCTACGAAAACTTCATGGAAATCAAGAGAGCAGAGTGGGACAGCTTCAGAACCTCAATTACAAACTGGGAGTTGGACAACTACTTGGTCTACTAAATCAATCTCCTTTCCTTTTTCGTTTTTTATTTTTTTGTCTACCTAAATTTATATATTTAAATCTTTTAAATTTTTAATTGACAGTTTAATGAAAAAATATAAAAATAATGAGCTACTATGGATTTTTGCAATTCCTGCTATTATCCTAACCCCCAATGTGGGGTTGGGGTTAAAAGTCGATGACCCAATGGAGCATTTTGTGGGAACTCCCGCCCACAAACCCTGTGATGAAATTGGGGAGGCTAAGGGAGCGAACGTTGAAAATAAGAACAACTATTTTTTGATATTAAAATTAAATTTAACAGAAGTGACAAATATTGCCAACAAAAATAGGAGGTTTGGATATGCCAAAGTTTAAAGTTGTAGTTGCTGACCCAAAAGAAGGAAAATGTTACCAAGTAGAAGTTGAAACAGATGCATTAATTGGAAAAAAGATTGGTGATGTTATAGATGGAAAAATTGTTGGATTGGAAGGATACAAATTACAAATCACCGGTGGTTCTGACTACTGTGGATTCCCAATGAGACCAGACGTCCATGGTAGTGGGAGAGTAAGAATCTTATTAAGCAAAGGTCCAGGATTCAGGCCAAAAGAAAAAGGTGAAAGAAGAAGAAAAACTGTTAGAGGAAACACAATATCAAGTGACATTGTCCAAGTAAACACAAAAATTGTTGAGTATGGAGACAAACCTGTTGCTGAATTATTAGGTTTGGGTGGAGGAGAGGAGTAAATTAATTTTTAATCTTTTTTTTACAAATTTTAATTTTTTAGGCCTGTTTTGTTTTTGGCTTTTAAGGATTTTGTTTCTAACTTTTGGTTTTTACGTGAACTATAAAAATCATTAATGCCATTATTTTTATATGAAAGAAGTTAGTTTAATGTTAATTTTGATAACTAATTAAGGATAATATTAAAGATTACAAAGAGGGGATATCATGGCTACAAGAAAACAATCAGAAGTTAATATTGGAATGGTGGGGCACGTTGACCATGGAAAAACTTCATTAACAAAGGCGTTAACAGGAGTTTGGACTGATACACATAGTGAAGAGTTGAAGAGGGGAATTTCCATTAGGTTAGGGTATGCAGATTGTGAAATAAGAAAATGTCCAAAATGTCCAGAACCAGAATGCTATACAACAAAAGAAGTTTGTCCTAAATGTGGTTCTAAAACAAAGTTTTTAAGGAGAGTGTCTTTTGTTGACTCCCCAGGACACGAAACATTAATGGCTACTATGCTCTCTGGAGCATCCTTAATGGATGGAGCTATTTTGGTTATTGCTGCAAATGAACCATGTCCACAACCTCAAACAAAAGAGCATTTAATGGCATTGGATATTTTGGGAGTTAAAAACATCATTATAGTGCAAAATAAAATTGATTTAGTTGATGAAGAGCAGGCAAAAGAAAACTACAGACAAATTAAGGAGTTTGTAAAGGGAACTGTTGCAGAAAACGCTCCAATAATCCCAATCTCAGCACACCACGAGGCAAACCTTGACGTGCTTTTAAAGGCAATTCAGGACTTCATTCCAACACCAGAGAGAAACCCTGACTTACCACCAAGAATGTATGTTGCAAGAAGTTTTGATGTCAACAAGCCAGGAACTGAAATAAAAGACCTGAAAGGTGGAGTTTTAGGAGGAAGTATTATTCAGGGTGTCTTGGAAGTTGGAAAAGAAATTGAGATTAGGCCAGGAATACAAGTTACAGAAGGTAATAAAACCTACTGGAAACCATTAAGAACAAAAATTGTATCACTTGTAGCAGGAGGTAAAAGTGTTAAAAAAGCATATCCAGGAGGATTGGTTGGAGTTGGAACTGAGTTAGACCCATCATTAACAAAATCAGATTATTTAAGCGGTAGCGTTTTAGGTGAGCCAGGAACTTTACCACCAGTGCATGATAGGATAACCATAAAAGTGCACTTGTTGGATAGAGTTGTAGGTTCAAAAGAAGAACTTGTCATAGAGCCATTAAGAACTAATGAAGTTTTAATGATTAACGTTGGAACAGCAACAACTGTTGGGGTTATTACATCCGCAAGGGGAGATATTGCAGATATAAAATTAAAACTCCCAATCTGTGCAGATAAAGGGGATAGAGTAGCATTGAGCAGAAGAATTGGTTCAAGATGGAGATTAATTGGATATGGAATTATTCAATAAAATTCTTTAAATTCTTTTTGACTATCTAAATTATTTTTTAGTTTTTTGTTTTTATATCCTTACTGTCTATTTTGTTTTCAATTTTATTTTTGGTGGTAGTATGGATTTATCCATAATTCTAAAAAAGAAAGAGATTATAAAGAAAAAAATTGAAGAATTAGGAAACAAAAATTTAAATGTTAATGATTATTGGGTTGAGTGTGATTTTGATAATCCAGAGGATTTAATTTTTGGTGGAGGAGATGGGAGCTTTAACAACATAGACTATATTTCCTACTCATTGTATATGGTTGGGAGTATCTCCTACTTACATAAAGTTGGTGAAAAGATAGAGAAAGCAAAATCCAGTTATGATATTGACATTATCCAACCCTACGTTTCTGTGAGGGACAGGTTAAGGTTGTATATGCTAACAATGGAACTAAAAACTGCATTATGGACTTTGGAAAATAAAAATGTTGATTATTATTTAGTTGATGGCTCGCTATATTCCCTTTTAATCCAAACACATACCTATGGTTCAAAATATGTTGATGTTGAGGAAATATACGAAGAATATAGCAAAGAGATAAAAAATTCAATTGAAGAAGAAATTAAAAGTGGAAATATTTGTATAGCATCAAATAACATTGAAATAGAGGACAAAAATGAAAAAATTGTAGTAGAACAGGTTGAATACATAATAACTCTTCTAAAATTATTAAAAAAGCATAAGGATAAATTAATAGGCATCTCAAAAACTTCAAAGATGAATATCTATTTCAAAAATGCGTTGATGCCAGACATTGCAGTATTTTCAAAAAACACAAAAAACAGTGGATATTCAACACCAATAAGTCTCAAAATGCTAAAAGAAGAAATGGAAAAATTAAAAGAAAAAATAGATAATGAGGATAATAAAAACAAAAAAGATGAACTCAAAAGAGAGTATAATTATATAAGAGGGATAGTGCACAATATAGAGTATATAAATAGATTTGAACATGCTTTAGATAACCTCTACCTGCAATTTGTTAGGTTAGAAAATAACAAAGGTATTCTTGGGATTTCTTCATTAAAACCAATAGATGAGCAAGTGTTATCAAGTTTAAAGGAGATCTCTGTAAATGGCTATCCTTATATATTAAAAAAATCTCATGAAACTGTTGAGATAACCGATGATAAATTGGAAATGTGTGCAAAGATTTTAAACATTAATGAGCCAATTGATAGATACCTCCTCAAAAAGCAGAAAAGAATGGATTTATAATGACTTTTCAAAAATTTTTTATCTAATAGAATAAGATCTCGCATTCTTACAAAAAATTAAGAACTGATAATGTGATTTAACACTATTAAAATTAAAACTAAAAAATAATAAGATGAGGGTTCTTGATTACAAAACTTAAATTAATTAGTTTTATATATTTTAGTTTTATATATTTAAGTATATGAATAGAAATGTCCAAAATAAAAAATAATGGTGCCGCGGGGGTGATTTGAACACCCGACAACTGGATCTTCAGTCCAGCGTTCTCCCGGGCTGAACTACCGCGGCTCAATAATTTGCATTATCAAACATTGTATTCCTGGTATATATACTTTTCGCCGAAAAGTTTATATAGTAGAAAGATAATTGTTATTGTGCTGATGAGCCCCCATAGCTCAGTAGGTAGAGCGACGGACTGTTAATCCGTAGGTCGCAGGTTCGAGTCCTGCTGGGGGCGCCATTTTAATTTTTTTTGTTTATTTAAATGAGGTTAATTTAAGCATTAATGTTTTAGAATTATTTTGTGGGCCCGTAGCTCAGCCTGGTCAGAGCGCTCGGCTCATAACCGAGTGGCCAAGGGTTCAAATCCCTTCGGGCCCATCATTAAATATTTTTTATTAGCAGCGTTATTATTTATCGCTAATATTTATAATAACGCTAATGCTCCGGTGGTGTAGTCCGGCCAATCATGCGGGCCTTTCGAGCCCGCGACCCGGGTTCAAATCCCGGCCGGAGCACTTTAATTTAATAAGTGCAGGGGTTGTCGAGCCTGGCCAAAGACGCAGGACTTAGAATCCTGTCCGGTAGCGGTTCCAGGGTTCAAATCCCTGCCCCTGCACTATTGTGGCCGGGGTGGGGTAGTGGCCATCCTGGGGGACTGTGGATCCCCTGACCCGGGTTCAATTCCCGGTCCCGGCCCTTATTTTATTTTTTTGGATCATATTGTTCTAAACCTAAAAACAATACACTCACCAGAATATCATCATAGTGTGCAGTTGAAATGAACTGACGTGACAACCTGACCGAGAGGCTCAGGTTGGATGCAAGCCCGCGACCAAGGTGAAACCCAGTAACGGCCACAAGAGGAAACTATCCTCTCTTGCGACCGTCTCCCACTTAATTCCGGTTGATCCCGCCGGAGGCCACTGCTATTGGGGTCCGACTAAGCCATGCGAGTCGATGGGCCTCGTGCCCATGGCGGACGGCTCAGTAACACGTGGCTAACCTACCCTCGGGTGGGGGATAACCTCGGGAAACTGAGGATAATCCCCCATAGGGGAAGAGGTCTGGAATGATCCTTCCCCGAAAGCATATGCGCCCGAGGATGGGGCTGCGGCCGATTAGGTAGTTGGTGGGGTAACGGCCCACCAAGCCTACGATCGGTACGGGCCCTGAGAGGGGGAGCCCGGAGATGGGGACTGAGACACGGCCCCAGGCCCTACGGGGCGCAGCAGGCGCGAAACCTCCGCAATGCGCGAAAGCGCGACGGGGGGACCCCAAGTGCCCACGCACTGCGTGGGCTTTTCCGGAGTGTAAACAGCTCCGGGAATAAGGGCTGGGCAAGTCCGGTGCCAGCAGCCGCGGTAATACCGGCAGCCCGAGTGGTGGCCACTTTTATTGGGCCTAAAGCGTCCGTAGCCGGCCCAGTAAGTCCCTGCTTAAATCCTACGGCTTAACCGTAGGACTGGCAGGGATACTGCTGGGCTTGGGACCGGGAGAGGGCGGGGGTACTCCGGGGGTAGCGGTGAAATGTGTTGATCCCCGGAGGACCACCTATGGCGAAGGCACCCGCCTGGAACGGGTCCGACGGTGAGGGACGAAAGCCGGGGGAGCGAACCGGATTAGATACCCGGGTAGTCCCGGCCGTAAACGCTGCGGACTAGGTGTCGGGTAGGCCTCGTGCCTACCCGGTGCCGAAGGGAAGCCGTTAAGTCCGCCGCCTGGGGAGTACGGTCGCAAGACTGAAACTTAAAGGAATTGGCGGGGGAGCACTACAACGGGTGGAGCCTGCGGTTTAATTGGATTCAACGCCGGGCATCTTACCAGGGGCGACGGCAGGATGAAGGCCAGGTTGACGACCTTGCCAGACGAGCCGAGAGGTGGTGCATGGCCGTCGTCAGCTCGTACCGTGAGGCGTCCTGTTAAGTCAGGTAACGAGCGAGACCCGCGCCCCATGTTGCCATCCTCCCCTCCGGGGGAGGGGCACTCATGGGGGACCGCTGGCGCTAAGCCAGAGGAAGGAGCGGGCAACGACAGGTCCGCATGCCCCGAATCCCCTGGGCTACACGCGGGCTACAATGGCTGGGACAATGGGACGCGACCCCGAAAGGGGGAGCGAATCCCCTAAACCCAGCCGTAGTTCGGATCGTGGGCTGTAACTCGCCCACGTGAAGCTGGAATCCGTAGTAATCGCGCCTCATCATGGCGCGGTGAATGCGTCCCTGCTCCTTGCACACACCGCCCGTCACGCCACCCGAGTTGGGTCTAGGTGAGGCCCTGGCCTCTGGCTGGGGTCGAACCTAGGCTCAGCGAGGGGGGCGAAGTCGTAACAAGGTAGCCGTAGGGGAACCTGCGGCTGGATCACCTCCTGAGAAAAAAAGTGGCCGTTACTGGGCACCAAATGGTCGCGGGCTTGCGTCTAATTTTTACGTGCAGTCCATAATCCGTAGGGATTATGGACGAAGGACCTGATCAGTGAGGGTCACGCATAAGCCCCCGTGCCTGGTGATATCCAGGTACTCCGCCGGGTATCCGGTATCCCGCCTGGTGGATGGCTCGGCTTGGGACGCCGAGGAAGGGCGTGGTAAGCTGCGATAAGCCCGGGCGAGGCGCAGACAGCTGTCGAACCCGGGATCCCCGAATGGGACTTCCTGCCCCATTTGGGGCGACCCCGGCAGGGGTCGGGAACGCGGGGAATTGAAACATCTTAGTACCCGCAGGAAAAGAAACCAACAGGGATGCCGTGAGTAGGGGCGACCGAAAGCGGCAGAGGGCAAACCGAACCCCATACCGCAAGGTATGGGGGATGTGGAGTTGCAGGGCTTCCTACTATAAGACCTGGGTTGGGAAGCCGAAGTGGCCTGGAACGGCCCGCCATAGAGGGTGAAAGCCCCGTAGGCGTAACCAACCCAGGTCTTGGGAAGTCCCTGAGTACCGTGCGTTGGATATCGCGCGGGAAGCTGGGAGGCATCGGTCTTCCAACCCTAAATACGTCCCAAGACCGATAGCGCACTAGTACCGTGAGGGAAAGCTGAAAAGCACCCCTAGCGGGGGGTGAAAAGAGCCTGAAACCAGGCGGGGACAGTAAGGCACGGCCCCAAAGGCAACCGCCTCGAAGGAACCCTCCGCGAGGAGGTAGTACGAGAGGCGGCGCCAGGGTCGTGCCGTCCGTTTTGAAAAACGGGCCGGGGAGTGTACGGGTGTGGCGAGCCTAAGGGGTTCAACCCCGGAGGCGTAGGGAAACCGACAAGCCCGCAGCCCTTTTGGGCGAGGGGCGGGGTCTTTAAGGGCCCGGAGTCACACCCGTACGACCCGAAGCCGGGCGATCTAGGCCGGGGCAGGGTGAAGCCCCTCACCAGAGGGGTGGAGGCCCGCAGGGGTGTTGCCGTGCAAAGCACTCCTCTGACCCCGGTCTAGGGGTGAAAGGCCAATCGAGCCCGGCGTTAGCTGGTTCCCCCCGAAATAGCCCGCAGGTTAGCCGGGGGTTAGGTAGATGGCGGGGTAGAGCACTGATAGGGTGGTTAGGGGGCGAGAGCCCTCGCCATCCTGTCAAACTCCGAACCCGCCATCGCCGTAGCCCCCGAGTGAGGGCATACGGGTAAGCCGTATGTCCGAGACGGGAACAACCGAGACCCGGGTTAAGGCCCCTAAGTGCCGGTTAAGTGTGAAGCCGAAGGGAGTCCCTGGCCTAAGACAGCAGGGAGGTTGGCTTAGAAGCAGCCATCCTTTAAAGAGTGCGTAACAGCTCACCTGCCGAGGTCAGGGGCCCCGAAAATGGACGGGGCTAAACCGGCCGCCGAGACCCGGGGGCGCCGAAAGGTGATCCGGTAGGGGGGCGTCCCACGAGGGCAGAAGCTCGGCCGTGAGGTCGAGTGGACCTCGTGGGAACGAGGATCCCGGCAGTAGTAACAGCAAAGTGGGGTGAGAATCCCCACCGCCGAAGGGGCAAGGTTTCCACAGCAACGGTCGTCAGCTGTGGGTTAGCCGGTCCTAACCCCCGGGGTAATTCCCTTGGGGGGAAAGGGAAGCGGGTTAATATTCCCGCGCCACCCGGATACGTGCGGCAACGCAAGGCCAGCTCCTGACGCTTCGGGGTAGGCCAACCACCCCCGTCGGGGTGGTCAAGCGTATAAGTCCGGGGAGTGCCGTAATGGCGAGAACCGGATGAAAGCGCGATGAGCCCTCCGTTAGGAGGGTTTGGCCGAGCCCTGGAGCCCGTGAAAAGGGAGCTGGCAAGGATTCCGGGTGACCGTACCCAGAACCGACACAGGTGCCCCTAGGCGAGTATCCTAAGGCGTGTCGGGGTAATCCGGTCGAGGGAAGTCGGCAAATTGGCCCCGTAACTTCGGGAGAAGGGGTGCCAGCGGCCTTGCTTAAATGCGGGGCTGCTGGTCGCAGTGACCAGGGGGGCCCGACTGTTTAATAAAAACACAGGTCTTGGCTAGCCCGTAAGGGTGTGTACCAAGGCTGACGCCTGCCCAGTGCTGGTACGTGAAACCCGGGTCCAACCGGGCGAAGCGCCAGTAAACGGCGGGGGTAACTATAACCCTCTTAAGGTAGCGAAATTCCTTGTCGGGTAAGTTCCGACCTGCATGAATGGCGTAACGAGGCCCCCACTGTCCCCGACCGGAGCCCGGTGAACCTACCGTTCCGGTGCAAAGGCCGGAGACCCCCAGTGGGAAGCGAAGACCCCGTGGAGCTTTACTGCAGCCTGCCGTTGGGGCATGGTCGTGGGTGCACAGCGTAGGTGGGAGCCGTCGAAGCCGCCTCTCCGGGGGCGGTGGAGGCGCCCATGGGACACCACCCACCCATGGCCATGTCCCTAACCCCGGATAGGGGGACACCGGTAGGTGGGCAGTTTGGCTGGGGCGGCACCCTCCTAAAAAGGCATCAGGAGGGCCCAAAGGTCGGCTCAGGCGGGTCAGGACTCCGCCGTGGAGTGCAAGGGCAAAAGCCGGCCTGACTTGGTCGGTAACAGAGGCCGACCAAGAGGCGAAAGCCGGGCCTAGCGAACCCCTGTGCCTCACCGATGGGGGCCAGGGATGACAGAAAAGCTACCCCGGGGATAACAGAGTTGTCGCGGGCAAGAGCCCATATCGACCCCGCGGCTTGCTACATCGATGTCGGTTCTTCCCATCCTGGGTCTGCAGCAGGACCCAAGGGTGGGGCTGTTCGCCCATTAAAGGGGATCGTGAGCTGGGTTTAGACCGTCGTGAGACAGGTTGGTTGCTATCTGCTGGGGGTGTTGGCTGCCTGAGGGGAAGGTGGCTCTAGTACGAGAGGAACGAGCCGCCGGCGCCTCTGGTCTATCGGTTGTCCGACAGGGCATTGCCGAGCAGCTACGCGCCAGGGGATAAGGGCTGAAAGCATCTAAGCCCGAAACCCCCCCCGAAAATAGGCAGCCAGTCCCTTCGGGGACGAGGGCTCCCGTAGAAGACGGGGTTGATAGGCCGGGGGTGTAAGCACCGAGGCCTTTGGCCGAGGTGTTGAGCCCGCCGGTACTAATCGCCCGAGGGATACGCGGCGGGGTACCTGGACACCCAAAGGTACGGGGGCTTATGTGTGACCCAAAATGTGGGGTTAAATTGGAATTTGTGGGAAGAACTGTTGTATTTTATTTTACATGTTTGTATCGATATATTTAAATATATTGGTTAAATGATGAAGATAAATAATAAATAGAACAAAAAATTTAAATTTTTTATAGTATGGACTAAATAAAAAACATATGCGTTATTAACAAAATAATGAGATCATGTCATAGGGTCAAATTCTTTTTTTGGAGGTTTTATTATGAAACTAATAACAAAAGAATATTATAAGGAACCTCATGGAATTAACTTCATGTTTGATATATTGGAAGGGAATTATTTGCTAACTTCATTAAACGACGATGCTAAAACAATGGCAATATTAACAAAATGGATAGAATATTTAATTTCTCATGTAGGCAAATCTAAAGCTGAGGACATTCTTATTTATTACAACGAGATCAATTGGATATCTGATAAGGTTTTAATGAAACTTCTAAAAATTTTGGAGCATACAAACTTCGATAAAAAATTCGATAAAAAAGATGGCGAGTCATTGGAACTAAAGTCTATTGTGAACATTCATATAATTTCTTTATATTATATAACATATTTATCAGGTAGGCCGTTAAGCTTTGATGATATAGATGAGATAAAACTTGAATTAATAAAGTTAAAAAAGTTCTTGGAAAATATCAAGGAAATGACCAATGACTTAAATAAAAATGAAAAAAATAGTATGTTTGCTAATTTAGAAGAAACTAACTCTCTTTTTTAGGCTTATTTTTTAGAAGATTTTTTAGAAGGTTCTTCTTTTGTGATGATTATTTTCTCTGCCTTTATAACTGCGTTATGTAATATAATTTTTATTCCTGGTGGTAATCCACCAAATCCTGCTGGAAGTTCTAAGGTTGGTACTGCAAATCCTTCTTCCGCCTCTTCAACAAACTCCTCTTCTTCAATTTCTTCTTCCTCAACTTTGCCCCATCTCTCAACAACAGGATGGTTTTTCTCTTTTAAGAACTTTGCCAATTCTTCAGTGTTTGATACGTCCTCTTCTGTTGCAATTTTATCATATAAATCTTCAGGTATTGCGTCTTTTACCTTTTCCTTCAAGTCCTTCGGAAGCCAAACTACCCTTTGCCAACCTCCATCTGCCTGGAAGAATTTTGGGGATCTCATGTATTCGATACACATTCCACAGAAACCTTCAACCTGTTTTCCACCACTGCACTGGCCTGCAAGTGATGAGAATGGAACACCCATTGGAGTTTCTCCCTTAAAGTCCCTATGCACTATTCCAAACCCATCAACTTCAGGAATGTAAAAGGTTATTGCCTCAAAACATCCACATGATGTTGATGGCTTATACATAACACTGTGCAATGCAATCTCTTCAATTGAACCTTGAGATTTTTCACTTACAACTTTATTAACTCCTGAATAGATACCCAATTTTTCATCAAGTAGTTCTCCTTTTGGAACTTCAAATATTGGTCCCTCTGGGTCTATTTTTGCTGCTGCTCTTGCATCAAAGTATGTGATCCCACCACATAATGCTGGTTTGTCAGGGGTTATAATACAGACGTGTGTAGGAGCAAAACTTTGGCACATAATACAACCATAAAATACATCAACATCCTCCTCACTCAACTCCCTCGCCCTTGCATCCCTTTTTGCATATACCTCTCTTGCCTTTTCAAGTTCTTCCTTAACTTTATCGGGATCAGTAATCAATGTAACATCAACACTTTTTATGAATGGAAATTCTGCTTTGTATAATCTTTGGATAACTTTGCCTATATGCTCTAATGTTAATCCTTT
The sequence above is a segment of the Methanotorris igneus Kol 5 genome. Coding sequences within it:
- the cdhC gene encoding CO dehydrogenase/CO-methylating acetyl-CoA synthase complex subunit beta — translated: MFDDIPVSVGPMNEGERVRGPDMYVELAGPKSYGFELVRVGEASDKVEVIGKDINEMEEGTRTPFAIIVRVSGDNLEEDLEGVLERRIHEFFNYIEGIMHLNQRDSVWIRINKSSASKGLTLEHIGKVIQRLYKAEFPFIKSVDVTLITDPDKVKEELEKAREVYAKRDARARELSEEDVDVFYGCIMCQSFAPTHVCIITPDKPALCGGITYFDARAAAKIDPEGPIFEVPKGELLDEKLGIYSGVNKVVSEKSQGSIEEIALHSVMYKPSTSCGCFEAITFYIPEVDGFGIVHRDFKGETPMGVPFSSLAGQCSGGKQVEGFCGMCIEYMRSPKFFQADGGWQRVVWLPKDLKEKVKDAIPEDLYDKIATEEDVSNTEELAKFLKEKNHPVVERWGKVEEEEIEEEEFVEEAEEGFAVPTLELPAGFGGLPPGIKIILHNAVIKAEKIIITKEEPSKKSSKK